One part of the Deltaproteobacteria bacterium genome encodes these proteins:
- a CDS encoding RNA methyltransferase encodes MGLSHIYMALVHHPVYDKGRRVVTTSITNLDLHDLSRLAKTFGLGGLYIVQPSHLQAELARRIIGHWEKGAGASYNETRRVAFAMIELVPSIEEMVKRVEEKTGREARLVATTGRKHPGQVDYRQGKKILKDGSVSIIMFGTGWGLSDDLVTSSHMVLEPIVISDDYNHLSVRCAAAIIIDRLFGK; translated from the coding sequence ATGGGTTTAAGCCATATCTATATGGCCCTCGTGCACCATCCCGTGTACGACAAGGGCAGAAGGGTCGTCACGACGTCGATCACCAACCTCGACCTACATGACCTGTCGCGGCTTGCAAAGACCTTCGGGCTCGGTGGGCTCTACATAGTCCAGCCCTCGCATCTGCAGGCCGAGCTGGCACGGCGTATCATCGGCCACTGGGAAAAGGGCGCGGGGGCGTCCTACAACGAGACGCGAAGGGTGGCCTTCGCGATGATCGAGCTGGTCCCCAGCATCGAGGAGATGGTTAAGCGTGTCGAGGAAAAGACGGGCAGGGAGGCGAGGCTCGTTGCCACGACGGGGAGGAAGCATCCGGGCCAGGTGGATTACCGGCAGGGGAAGAAAATACTGAAAGACGGCTCAGTTTCAATTATAATGTTCGGAACGGGGTGGGGGCTTTCGGATGATCTCGTCACGTCATCCCACATGGTGCTCGAGCCGATCGTGATATCCGATGACTACAACCACCTTTCCGTGAGGTGCGCTGCGGCGATAATTATTGACAGATTATTTGGAAAATAA
- the rplS gene encoding 50S ribosomal protein L19: protein MSIIDDIMKDSLKRKIPRFKAGDTVRVYLRIKEGEKERVQYYEGVVISIHNNGISSTFKVRKESYGVGVERTFPLFSPLIQKIEIKRRGDVRRAKLYYLRELSGKKAKVKEKKDWMLKKSEVEAREDEAAIEEETPVAPEAVVDTPDHVADTPPVEADALEAEAEEAVEEAAVEEPAAAEPEEEAAQEEAAEAEAAEAEVAEAEAVAPKEGEEQAGKDSSTGDEEKGKETGKKPRGKKS from the coding sequence ATGAGTATCATCGATGACATAATGAAGGATTCCCTCAAGAGGAAGATCCCCAGGTTCAAGGCGGGAGATACCGTGCGTGTGTACCTCAGGATCAAGGAGGGGGAAAAAGAGAGAGTCCAGTATTACGAGGGAGTCGTCATCAGCATTCACAACAACGGGATCTCCAGCACGTTCAAGGTCAGGAAGGAATCCTACGGGGTTGGCGTTGAGAGGACTTTTCCCCTCTTTTCCCCCCTGATCCAGAAGATAGAGATAAAGAGGCGGGGAGACGTGAGGCGGGCGAAACTCTACTATCTCAGGGAGCTGTCCGGCAAGAAGGCGAAGGTGAAAGAGAAGAAGGACTGGATGCTGAAAAAGAGCGAGGTGGAGGCGCGGGAGGATGAAGCCGCCATCGAAGAGGAAACTCCCGTTGCGCCGGAAGCGGTTGTAGATACTCCCGATCACGTAGCTGATACCCCGCCTGTGGAAGCGGATGCTCTTGAGGCTGAGGCGGAGGAAGCGGTCGAGGAGGCGGCGGTGGAAGAACCTGCAGCCGCAGAGCCGGAGGAGGAAGCAGCCCAGGAAGAGGCAGCCGAAGCAGAAGCAGCCGAAGCAGAAGTAGCAGAAGCAGAAGCAGTCGCCCCGAAGGAAGGTGAAGAGCAAGCCGGGAAAGACTCCTCCACCGGGGACGAGGAGAAGGGGAAAGAGACCGGGAAGAAACCTCGCGGCAAGAAGAGTTAA
- a CDS encoding ribonuclease HII — protein sequence MIRLEYSLADRGYKCITGVDEAGRGPLAGPVVAAAVTFPKGYQNKQIGDSKKISPEKRESLFFTITNEAESYGVGIATHMEVDLFNIHQASLLAMQRAVKMLDVTPDVILVDGRFAIPDLNIEQITVRAGDVTVQSIAAASVVAKVTRDAIMEKYHDAFPQYNFARHKGYPTREHREAIEKYGPCPIHRKSFRGVADE from the coding sequence ATGATCAGGTTGGAGTACAGCCTCGCAGATAGAGGGTATAAATGCATAACGGGTGTCGATGAAGCGGGCAGGGGTCCGCTTGCCGGCCCCGTCGTTGCCGCGGCAGTTACCTTTCCGAAGGGATATCAGAACAAGCAGATAGGGGATTCAAAGAAGATTTCCCCCGAAAAGCGAGAATCTCTTTTCTTCACCATAACCAACGAAGCTGAATCCTACGGTGTCGGCATCGCCACGCATATGGAGGTGGACCTTTTCAACATACACCAGGCGAGCCTGCTCGCGATGCAAAGGGCGGTAAAGATGCTCGACGTGACCCCTGATGTCATCCTCGTCGACGGGCGGTTTGCCATTCCCGACCTGAACATCGAGCAGATCACCGTCAGAGCCGGCGATGTGACCGTCCAGTCGATTGCGGCGGCCTCGGTGGTCGCGAAGGTGACCAGGGATGCGATCATGGAGAAGTATCACGACGCCTTTCCCCAGTACAACTTTGCCAGGCACAAGGGCTATCCCACGAGGGAGCACCGGGAGGCGATCGAAAAGTACGGCCCCTGTCCCATCCACCGGAAGTCCTTCCGGGGCGTAGCCGATGAGTAG
- a CDS encoding YraN family protein gives MSRRGSVASGKKAEERACRYLEERGYRVVGRNIRAGRREIDIIARRDDTLVVVEVRSKRSHSPLLSSEIVGFGKRVSVASAAREVIGGYRKPEDSVRFDVIIVTVDGTGRFAGLDHIENAFSAGGEII, from the coding sequence ATGAGTAGGAGGGGGAGTGTTGCATCGGGCAAAAAGGCGGAGGAGAGAGCCTGCCGGTACCTCGAAGAACGGGGGTACCGGGTCGTGGGCCGAAATATCAGGGCCGGTCGCCGTGAAATCGATATTATCGCGCGCAGGGACGACACCCTCGTCGTGGTGGAGGTGAGGAGCAAAAGGAGTCACTCCCCCCTCCTGAGCTCGGAAATAGTCGGATTCGGCAAGAGAGTGAGCGTGGCCAGTGCTGCCCGGGAAGTGATCGGTGGATACCGGAAGCCGGAAGACTCGGTGCGCTTCGACGTGATTATCGTGACAGTGGACGGAACGGGCCGCTTCGCGGGCCTGGACCACATTGAAAACGCTTTTTCAGCGGGGGGCGAGATCATCTGA
- the iorA gene encoding indolepyruvate ferredoxin oxidoreductase subunit alpha, which yields MLLSGNEAIALGAFEAGVKVASAYPGTPSTEILESLSRFSGVYTEWAPNEKVAVEVCLGASFAGARTLAAMKHVGLNVAADPLFTSAYTGVRGGFVIVTADDPEMHSSQNEQDNRNYAFAAKIPMLEPADSFEAKEFTRRAFEISEAFDTPVLIRTTTRVSHVKGVVTPGELMDLKVEPGIVKDPDKFVMLPVNARKRRAALEDRLARLREFAETFPENVIEPGRGKRGFITSGVSYLHVKEAFPDAPVLKLGMIYPFPEKLIRSFAEKMEEIFIVEELDPFIELHVKAMGVPCRGKEVIPAYGEIDARVVRQAVTGIAEEPAFAPVEVPARPPNLCPGCPHRGLFFALSRLDVFVAGDIGCYTLAFFKPLETMDSCVCMGASIGNAFGMEKAIGKDALGKVVAVIGDSTFIHSGITGLIDIVYNRGFSTVIILDNRTTAMTGQQENPVTGQTLSGEKTVEVDLPALCRAVGVEHVYRINPNDIEKTYQLLKREVERPEPSVVITEYPCVLLPVEKQKKKPVHLVILEKCTGCRTCLKLGCPAIEWVPVTEEEAVRLGMRPNQKGYARINPVLCDGCGQCAPLCKFQAIVIEEEGGSEGER from the coding sequence ATGCTCCTGTCGGGAAACGAGGCGATCGCCCTGGGGGCTTTCGAGGCGGGGGTGAAGGTCGCTTCGGCCTACCCGGGTACCCCCTCGACGGAGATTCTCGAATCCCTGTCGCGCTTCAGCGGCGTGTATACGGAATGGGCGCCGAACGAAAAGGTGGCGGTGGAGGTGTGCCTCGGCGCATCCTTCGCCGGCGCGAGAACGCTTGCGGCCATGAAGCACGTGGGGCTGAACGTTGCTGCAGACCCGCTCTTTACGTCGGCCTACACGGGCGTCCGGGGGGGGTTCGTCATCGTGACTGCCGATGACCCGGAAATGCACAGTTCCCAGAACGAGCAGGATAACAGAAACTACGCCTTTGCGGCGAAGATACCCATGCTCGAACCGGCTGACTCCTTCGAGGCGAAGGAGTTCACCAGGCGCGCTTTCGAGATCAGTGAGGCCTTCGATACGCCGGTGTTGATCCGGACCACCACCCGGGTGTCCCACGTGAAGGGAGTCGTAACGCCCGGAGAACTCATGGACCTGAAGGTCGAGCCCGGCATCGTCAAGGACCCCGACAAGTTCGTCATGCTACCCGTGAATGCGAGGAAGAGGAGGGCGGCGCTGGAAGACAGGCTGGCCAGGCTCAGAGAGTTTGCCGAGACCTTCCCGGAAAACGTCATCGAGCCGGGCAGGGGAAAGAGGGGGTTCATCACCTCCGGCGTATCCTACCTCCACGTGAAGGAGGCATTCCCCGACGCGCCGGTCCTGAAGCTGGGCATGATCTACCCCTTCCCGGAAAAACTGATCAGGAGTTTTGCCGAAAAGATGGAGGAAATATTCATCGTCGAGGAGCTCGATCCCTTCATCGAGCTCCACGTCAAGGCGATGGGCGTCCCCTGCAGGGGGAAGGAGGTCATCCCGGCCTACGGCGAGATCGACGCCCGGGTCGTCCGCCAGGCGGTGACGGGAATAGCCGAGGAACCGGCATTTGCTCCCGTGGAGGTGCCCGCGAGGCCGCCGAACCTCTGTCCCGGGTGCCCTCATCGGGGCCTTTTCTTCGCTCTCTCCCGGCTCGACGTGTTCGTTGCGGGGGACATCGGGTGTTACACCCTCGCCTTTTTCAAGCCCCTGGAGACGATGGACTCCTGCGTCTGCATGGGGGCGAGCATAGGGAACGCCTTCGGCATGGAGAAGGCCATCGGAAAGGATGCACTCGGCAAGGTGGTGGCCGTCATCGGTGATTCCACCTTCATCCATTCGGGGATCACCGGCCTGATCGACATCGTCTACAACAGGGGTTTTTCCACGGTCATCATTCTCGACAACAGGACCACCGCCATGACGGGACAGCAGGAAAATCCCGTCACGGGACAGACGCTGTCCGGGGAGAAGACGGTCGAAGTCGACCTTCCCGCCCTGTGCAGGGCGGTGGGGGTAGAGCACGTGTACCGGATCAATCCGAACGACATCGAGAAGACCTACCAGCTGCTGAAACGGGAAGTGGAGCGGCCGGAGCCCTCGGTGGTCATAACGGAGTACCCCTGCGTCCTCCTCCCCGTGGAGAAACAGAAGAAGAAACCCGTTCACCTCGTGATCCTGGAAAAGTGTACCGGCTGCAGGACCTGCCTGAAACTCGGGTGTCCGGCCATAGAGTGGGTGCCAGTCACCGAAGAGGAGGCGGTCCGCCTCGGGATGAGGCCGAACCAGAAGGGCTACGCCAGGATAAATCCCGTCCTGTGCGATGGGTGTGGCCAGTGCGCTCCCCTCTGCAAGTTCCAGGCTATCGTCATCGAAGAGGAGGGGGGAAGTGAAGGGGAAAGGTAA
- a CDS encoding indolepyruvate oxidoreductase subunit beta — protein MKGKGNVIFCGVGGQGILLASELTSLALLAAGFDVKKSEVHGMAQRGGSVVAHLRYGRKVFSPLIENGAADVVVSFELVESLRYLSFMNRKTKLIVNSQRIFPPSVATGLERYPEGVLERFHELGVPLFPVDALEVATSLGEVRALNMVLVGALSNFVPVDEDDFFGVISGKVPEKLLEVNWQAFSEGRRVVEKALMKA, from the coding sequence GTGAAGGGGAAAGGTAACGTCATCTTCTGCGGCGTGGGGGGCCAGGGAATCCTCCTGGCGAGCGAACTGACCTCCCTGGCGCTGCTCGCAGCGGGGTTCGACGTGAAAAAGAGCGAGGTCCACGGCATGGCGCAGCGAGGCGGGTCCGTGGTTGCCCACCTCCGCTACGGCAGAAAGGTGTTTTCCCCCCTCATCGAGAATGGCGCAGCCGATGTGGTCGTATCCTTCGAGCTCGTCGAATCCCTCAGATACCTTTCCTTTATGAACAGGAAGACGAAGCTGATCGTGAACTCGCAGAGGATTTTCCCCCCTTCCGTCGCCACGGGTCTCGAGCGATACCCGGAAGGCGTGCTCGAGCGTTTCCATGAGCTGGGGGTGCCCCTGTTTCCCGTGGACGCCCTTGAGGTGGCCACGTCTCTGGGAGAGGTGAGGGCGCTGAACATGGTGCTGGTGGGTGCCCTTTCGAACTTTGTTCCTGTTGATGAAGATGACTTTTTCGGTGTAATATCGGGTAAAGTCCCCGAGAAATTGCTCGAGGTGAACTGGCAGGCCTTCAGCGAAGGAAGGCGGGTCGTGGAAAAGGCGCTCATGAAAGCCTGA
- a CDS encoding ACT domain-containing protein, whose amino-acid sequence MKVEQISVFLENKSGRLAEVTGILASSGINIRALSLADTADFGILRLIVNDREKTKAVLKENGFTVGKTEVVAIEVPDRPGGLAGILEALRGGEINVEYMYAFVQKSGENAIIIFRFDEIDDAIKILQKRGVRILKGEEVYAL is encoded by the coding sequence ATGAAGGTGGAACAGATATCGGTGTTTCTCGAGAACAAGTCGGGAAGGCTTGCGGAAGTGACCGGCATCCTGGCATCTTCAGGCATCAACATACGGGCGCTTTCCCTTGCCGACACGGCGGACTTCGGCATCCTGCGGCTGATCGTAAACGACAGGGAGAAGACAAAGGCGGTGCTCAAGGAGAACGGGTTCACCGTGGGGAAGACGGAAGTGGTGGCCATCGAGGTCCCCGACAGGCCGGGCGGCCTCGCCGGCATCCTCGAAGCGCTCAGGGGGGGAGAGATAAACGTGGAATACATGTACGCCTTCGTCCAGAAGAGCGGGGAAAACGCCATCATCATATTCCGCTTCGATGAAATAGACGATGCCATAAAAATCCTCCAGAAGAGGGGAGTCCGCATTCTCAAAGGAGAGGAAGTATACGCCCTGTAG
- a CDS encoding ABC transporter substrate-binding protein, whose translation MKKLKFMILSVILAVSTASYAVAGEVIKVGAILAVTGGASFLGAPEAKTLQMLVDEVNAKGGINGNKVELIIKDSQGQPEKAISFAKQLIEEEKVFAIIGPSRSGETLKIKGTCEEAKIILLSCAAAEQIINPVARYVFKTPQTDSNAARMIFMQMNKMGISKVGVVVGNTGFGKAGKEQIEKLAPEYGIEILISEVYDAKGADLTAVATKVKAQNVQAVINWSITPAQSIFAKNMRQIGMNVPLFQSHGFGNIKYVEAAGEAAEGIIFPAGRLLVAEELPEDHPQKAVLVKYKRDYEAKYGEEVSTFGGHAYDAFMILVKAIEQAGPDQEKVLDAIVNMKGFVGTGGVFNFSPDDHGGLDINAFEMLTVKGGKFVLLK comes from the coding sequence ATGAAAAAGCTGAAGTTCATGATTTTGTCGGTGATCCTCGCGGTCTCGACGGCGTCCTATGCCGTTGCGGGAGAGGTCATCAAGGTGGGGGCCATTCTGGCCGTCACGGGGGGGGCATCCTTTCTCGGAGCTCCCGAGGCCAAGACGCTTCAGATGCTCGTAGATGAGGTGAACGCGAAGGGCGGCATCAACGGCAACAAGGTGGAGCTCATCATCAAGGATTCACAAGGGCAACCGGAAAAAGCGATCTCGTTCGCCAAGCAGCTCATCGAAGAGGAGAAGGTTTTTGCCATCATCGGCCCATCGAGAAGTGGTGAAACATTGAAAATCAAGGGCACCTGTGAAGAAGCGAAGATTATCCTTCTCTCCTGTGCCGCTGCAGAACAGATAATCAATCCTGTTGCCAGGTATGTCTTCAAGACCCCGCAGACTGACAGCAATGCAGCACGCATGATATTCATGCAGATGAACAAGATGGGCATCTCAAAAGTGGGTGTTGTAGTCGGGAACACCGGTTTTGGAAAAGCGGGGAAGGAGCAAATCGAAAAGCTGGCGCCCGAGTATGGTATCGAGATCCTCATCAGCGAAGTCTACGATGCAAAGGGTGCTGATTTAACGGCTGTTGCAACGAAAGTAAAAGCGCAGAATGTGCAGGCAGTAATTAACTGGTCTATAACCCCTGCTCAGTCAATTTTCGCAAAGAACATGAGGCAGATCGGGATGAACGTCCCGCTCTTCCAGAGCCACGGTTTCGGGAACATAAAGTATGTGGAAGCCGCGGGTGAAGCCGCCGAGGGGATCATCTTCCCCGCGGGAAGGCTTCTCGTTGCTGAAGAACTTCCCGAAGACCATCCGCAGAAGGCTGTCCTCGTAAAGTACAAGAGAGACTACGAGGCGAAGTACGGGGAGGAGGTGAGCACCTTCGGCGGGCATGCCTACGACGCCTTCATGATACTGGTCAAAGCGATCGAACAGGCAGGTCCCGACCAGGAAAAGGTGTTGGACGCCATCGTGAACATGAAAGGATTTGTCGGGACGGGTGGCGTGTTCAATTTCTCCCCCGATGACCACGGCGGCCTCGACATCAATGCCTTCGAGATGCTCACCGTCAAAGGAGGTAAGTTTGTCCTGTTGAAATAA
- a CDS encoding branched-chain amino acid ABC transporter permease: MGIELFFQYIVAGITYGIIYAIVAIGFNIIYNTTGIINFAQGEFVMLGGMVAVTFNSFLSLPLSIMLAVLITMIVGALIEVIFIRWLVGPSILRMIIITIGISIIIREAALHIWDERVRALPYFTGNEVTSLSFAGVHVSPQVLWVVGICSVMVAILSLFFKFTLLGRKMRACAANRDAARLCGVSARNMVTLSFVLSAGIGALAGCAVSPITYVQYNSGVPLAIKGFTVAILGGLGNSMGAVVGGCILGVLESFSIWVLPTAYKDAIAISILLIILFVRPSGLFGSREEFSLKEF; the protein is encoded by the coding sequence ATGGGCATAGAACTCTTTTTTCAGTATATCGTCGCCGGCATAACCTATGGCATCATCTACGCCATCGTGGCCATAGGGTTCAATATCATCTACAATACCACGGGAATCATCAATTTTGCCCAGGGCGAGTTCGTCATGCTGGGCGGCATGGTCGCCGTGACGTTCAACTCCTTTCTGAGCCTCCCCCTTTCGATCATGCTGGCCGTCCTCATCACGATGATCGTGGGGGCACTTATCGAAGTCATCTTCATCCGCTGGCTGGTGGGCCCGTCCATCCTGCGGATGATAATCATCACCATCGGCATATCGATCATCATCAGGGAGGCGGCACTGCACATCTGGGATGAGCGGGTTCGTGCCCTGCCCTATTTCACGGGAAACGAGGTTACCTCCCTGTCCTTTGCGGGCGTGCACGTCTCTCCCCAGGTGCTCTGGGTCGTCGGGATCTGCTCGGTCATGGTGGCTATCCTGAGCCTCTTCTTCAAGTTTACCCTTCTGGGGAGAAAGATGCGGGCCTGCGCGGCGAACCGTGATGCCGCCAGGCTCTGCGGGGTGAGCGCCAGGAACATGGTTACCCTCTCCTTCGTGCTGAGCGCGGGCATCGGGGCCCTCGCGGGATGCGCCGTCTCTCCCATAACCTACGTGCAGTACAACAGCGGGGTGCCGCTGGCGATCAAGGGGTTCACCGTGGCGATCCTGGGAGGCCTCGGCAACAGCATGGGGGCGGTGGTGGGCGGTTGCATCCTGGGGGTCCTCGAGTCTTTCAGCATCTGGGTCCTCCCCACGGCCTACAAGGACGCCATCGCCATATCCATACTGCTGATCATCCTCTTCGTTCGGCCCAGCGGGCTTTTCGGAAGCAGAGAGGAGTTCAGCCTGAAGGAGTTTTGA
- a CDS encoding branched-chain amino acid ABC transporter permease, with product TGTGFYLTQLTMSAYYLLVILGLCLLMGYAGQISLGHAGFFAIGGYISAFFTTFNLLPFKDVWFVSLLSKAGALSLRKNLYGEHILYLHPWVACFLAVLTAVIIAYAIGGPVLKLKGHYLAMATLGFGIIIYRIVLGAAIFGEADGLSDVPPFPLLPGVVVSGDLSSRVANYYIAWGLVILFLLGLLNLVDSRVGRALRSIHANEEAADAMGVDTAGYKLSIFVLSAAFSAIAGVFLTHYNGGIGPSEASVMKSIRYVAIVAVGGMANLWGALTMGTALNFLSLRGLFGSMDDAVFGGILIVIMLFAPGGIVPANLFQTVKKKLSPEDLEEQHDGSS from the coding sequence TCACCGGCACGGGGTTTTACCTGACCCAGCTCACCATGTCGGCCTACTACCTTCTCGTCATCCTCGGGCTCTGCCTCCTCATGGGGTATGCCGGACAGATATCGCTCGGCCACGCGGGGTTCTTCGCTATAGGCGGCTACATCTCGGCTTTTTTCACCACCTTCAACCTGCTTCCTTTCAAGGATGTGTGGTTCGTGTCGCTCCTGTCGAAGGCAGGTGCCCTGAGTCTCCGGAAGAACCTCTACGGGGAGCACATCCTCTATCTCCACCCCTGGGTGGCCTGCTTCCTGGCGGTGCTGACAGCGGTCATCATCGCTTACGCGATCGGCGGACCCGTATTGAAGCTCAAGGGTCATTACCTGGCGATGGCGACGCTGGGTTTTGGCATCATCATCTACCGTATCGTCCTGGGGGCGGCAATTTTCGGGGAGGCCGACGGGCTCTCCGACGTCCCCCCCTTCCCGCTGCTTCCCGGGGTCGTCGTGAGCGGAGACCTCTCCTCACGGGTTGCAAACTACTACATCGCCTGGGGGCTCGTGATCCTTTTCCTGCTGGGTCTTCTGAACCTGGTCGACTCGCGGGTGGGCAGGGCGCTTCGGTCCATCCACGCCAACGAGGAGGCGGCGGATGCCATGGGGGTGGACACGGCGGGGTACAAGCTGAGCATCTTCGTTCTCAGCGCGGCTTTTTCGGCCATCGCGGGTGTTTTCCTCACCCACTACAACGGGGGCATCGGGCCATCGGAGGCATCGGTCATGAAGTCGATCCGCTACGTTGCCATCGTGGCGGTGGGCGGAATGGCGAACCTCTGGGGCGCGCTTACCATGGGGACGGCGCTGAACTTCCTCTCCCTGCGTGGCCTCTTCGGATCCATGGACGATGCCGTTTTCGGCGGGATCCTGATCGTGATCATGCTCTTTGCCCCCGGGGGGATCGTCCCCGCCAATCTGTTCCAGACGGTGAAAAAGAAGCTTTCCCCCGAAGACCTGGAGGAGCAGCACGATGGATCTTCTTGA
- a CDS encoding ATP-binding cassette domain-containing protein, whose translation MDLLEVKKLHRRFGGLHAVNDVSFAVSRGAIKAVIGPNGAGKTTLFNLISGSLRADSGEIFFEGEMIQDKKPFQIAQMGLARTFQHVKLFPKMTVLENVMVGRHIHGRAGFIAAMLKLPWTWREEKAITDRSMELLRFLGLSRVAHVEATSLPYGQQRIVELARALACEPHLLLLDEPAAGLNIRETVEIGGLIEKIRDRGVTILIVDHDMSLVMRISDEIVVLSYGEKIAEDTPLGVQKDQEVIRVYLGEEDA comes from the coding sequence ATGGATCTTCTTGAGGTAAAAAAGCTTCACCGGCGCTTCGGCGGCCTCCACGCGGTGAACGACGTGAGCTTCGCCGTGTCACGGGGAGCGATCAAGGCGGTGATCGGACCCAACGGGGCCGGAAAGACCACCCTCTTCAACCTGATATCGGGGTCCCTGCGGGCCGACTCGGGGGAGATCTTTTTTGAGGGGGAGATGATCCAGGACAAGAAGCCCTTTCAGATTGCGCAAATGGGGCTTGCCCGCACCTTCCAGCACGTGAAGCTCTTTCCGAAGATGACGGTTCTGGAGAACGTCATGGTGGGCAGGCACATCCACGGCAGGGCGGGTTTTATCGCCGCCATGCTGAAGCTGCCCTGGACCTGGCGCGAGGAGAAGGCGATCACCGATAGGTCGATGGAGCTGCTGAGATTTCTCGGGTTATCCCGGGTGGCCCATGTGGAGGCGACGAGCCTTCCCTACGGCCAGCAGCGGATTGTCGAGCTCGCCCGCGCCCTTGCCTGCGAGCCGCATCTGCTCCTGCTCGACGAGCCGGCAGCGGGGCTGAATATCCGGGAGACGGTGGAGATAGGCGGGCTCATAGAGAAGATACGGGACAGGGGGGTGACCATCCTGATCGTTGACCACGACATGTCCCTCGTCATGAGGATATCCGACGAGATCGTCGTGCTCAGCTACGGGGAGAAGATCGCCGAGGATACTCCCCTCGGCGTCCAGAAGGACCAGGAGGTGATCCGGGTGTACCTGGGAGAGGAAGATGCTTAA
- a CDS encoding ATP-binding cassette domain-containing protein, producing the protein MLKIRNLEAGYGKLTVIHKISMHVSPGEIVTIIGGNGTGKSTLLKTIAGLVKARAGEVIFDQRDIMGMSPEEIVFLGCSLVPEGRQIFSTMTVRENLFLGGYVQVRRRERAKAESDMERVYELFPLLLERQNQLAGTLSGGEQQMLAIGRSLMARPKLIMMDEPSMGLAPIIVRSIFRVIERLRDEGNTVLLVEQNARSALKIANRGYVIESGRIMLQGPAEDLMLNKDIQRAYLGRDLNHES; encoded by the coding sequence ATGCTTAAGATACGGAACCTGGAAGCCGGTTACGGAAAGCTGACGGTTATTCACAAGATATCGATGCACGTAAGCCCCGGGGAGATCGTGACGATAATCGGCGGGAACGGAACGGGGAAGTCGACCCTCCTGAAAACCATCGCGGGCCTGGTGAAAGCCAGGGCCGGCGAGGTCATCTTCGATCAGAGAGACATCATGGGAATGTCTCCCGAAGAGATCGTTTTTCTCGGGTGCTCCCTCGTCCCCGAGGGGCGACAGATCTTTTCCACCATGACGGTGAGAGAGAATCTTTTCCTCGGCGGGTACGTCCAGGTCAGGAGAAGAGAGCGGGCAAAGGCCGAATCGGATATGGAAAGGGTGTACGAGCTCTTTCCCCTCCTTCTGGAGCGTCAGAACCAGCTGGCGGGAACGCTCTCCGGGGGTGAGCAGCAGATGCTCGCCATCGGGAGGTCTCTCATGGCGAGGCCCAAGCTGATCATGATGGACGAGCCGTCGATGGGGCTTGCCCCGATCATCGTGAGGAGTATCTTTCGCGTCATCGAACGGCTCCGCGACGAGGGAAACACGGTTCTTCTGGTCGAACAGAATGCCCGTAGCGCCCTGAAAATTGCAAATAGAGGTTACGTCATCGAATCGGGTAGAATAATGTTGCAGGGGCCTGCTGAGGACCTGATGCTGAACAAAGACATCCAGAGAGCCTATCTGGGCAGGGATCTCAACCATGAATCGTGA
- the rsmI gene encoding 16S rRNA (cytidine(1402)-2'-O)-methyltransferase produces the protein MANGILYVVATPLGNLEDVTFKAIKVLKSADAIACEDSRRTVKLLNRYEIKTPLITYQEHNKDAAGAKIITRLKRGERIALVSDAGTPGISDPGYNLVRDAIHAGISVEVVPGPSAIVSAVVLSGLPTDRFCFEGFIPPKRERRIKKFQSLADEERTIILYESPHRIKESLDDMAGVLGARRAALLREMTKINEEVLRGTVSELRDEIMGREKVYGEITLVIEGARHREAIRDNIEMLIEGEMQTFDGSPSELAKKLSQETGISRKVIYARILNMKK, from the coding sequence ATGGCGAATGGAATTCTCTACGTGGTGGCGACGCCGCTGGGCAACCTGGAGGATGTCACGTTCAAGGCGATCAAAGTCCTGAAATCGGCCGATGCGATAGCCTGTGAGGATTCCCGGAGGACCGTCAAGCTCTTGAACAGGTATGAGATAAAGACACCCCTGATTACCTACCAGGAGCACAACAAAGACGCTGCCGGGGCCAAGATCATCACACGCCTCAAAAGGGGTGAGCGCATCGCCCTCGTATCCGACGCGGGGACACCCGGCATATCAGACCCCGGCTACAATCTCGTCAGGGACGCCATCCATGCAGGGATAAGCGTCGAGGTAGTCCCGGGCCCCTCGGCGATCGTGTCGGCCGTCGTCCTCTCCGGTCTCCCCACGGACCGGTTCTGTTTCGAAGGCTTCATACCACCCAAGCGGGAGCGGCGGATCAAGAAGTTTCAGTCCCTTGCAGACGAGGAGCGAACGATCATCCTCTACGAGTCTCCCCACAGGATAAAGGAGTCCCTCGACGACATGGCCGGGGTCCTGGGGGCAAGAAGAGCGGCACTGCTCCGGGAGATGACGAAGATAAACGAGGAGGTTCTCCGGGGAACGGTGAGCGAGCTGCGTGACGAGATCATGGGCCGGGAGAAGGTGTATGGTGAAATTACCCTCGTCATCGAGGGGGCGCGGCACAGGGAGGCCATACGGGACAACATCGAGATGCTCATCGAGGGCGAGATGCAGACCTTTGACGGCTCTCCCAGCGAGCTGGCGAAAAAGCTCTCCCAGGAGACGGGTATTTCCAGAAAGGTGATCTACGCAAGAATCCTGAACATGAAGAAATAA